One window from the genome of Bacteroidales bacterium encodes:
- a CDS encoding transposase: MFRLEWGKFIVGILKNYKHKPLVIYLMPDQIHIFFGMHPCYIPALVRGVKSSTSIFISQNG; encoded by the coding sequence TTGTTCAGGTTAGAGTGGGGTAAATTTATCGTAGGCATCCTCAAAAATTATAAGCACAAACCTCTGGTGATTTACTTAATGCCCGATCAGATTCACATTTTCTTCGGCATGCACCCATGCTACATACCAGCATTAGTTCGGGGTGTAAAATCGAGTACTTCTATTTTTATTAGCCAAAATGGTTAA
- a CDS encoding CotH kinase family protein translates to MSSRSLWFSFAFFAIFIPRVFAQVVINEGSNMNYSTIADEDGEYPDWLELYNTGADTINLLNYSITDKPDNPTKWIFPNVKLAPGAFRTVLCSGKDRKPLSGFVHVFTAVEFNPIAGWNTHSFSTPFYWDGISNILINTCSYSSAGYTTNSVFNQTATGFYASSFTFNDGSAASCMSKYGSRAYQRPNMKLNGIPVGTGTLQNSPTDYPAPYGNWYWSARHQMLILASELTAAGLTAGEISSLAFDVVSTDPNTVYDYIDIHMKLISLGELASSFDAVDTSNFLHTNFKISESGEAVFLFSPYQVFLSSLFIECNDLDNSRGSFPDGSSDQYLFQLGTPSFTNNTSATFTDYFEAPVFSVPSGIYQLPFYLSISNPNAEPSSIHYTTDGSEPTPFSQVFTGEPINIANSMVLKARVFGPGILPSPNTVSSYLFGVNHTTPVISVATSSDNLYGENGIFDNWWFDWEKAAYVEYFDSTKNLIFSQRAGIQIDGGWGGARSHPQHSFRVELADGVLGDGPVDYQIIPAKPDRTRYSKFYLRNGSNQYLSFPYKDACQVALMGAETYNYYNAWRPVSVYINGNYFGLYELREKMDTEYFETLDGADPEQTDILSMSAWYGGVLRAVEGSLDDFYEDYASFLQINPSDTSFWNSADQYFDMTWYNDYFIAESWMGNTDWPWNNIKIYRSDKTDFRWRYCLIDLELSMDPNGWTDCYFDHIEYMLNYGDFYPHVHIWQRSILNARFRNYFINRFADVMNTAYHFEKMFALEQSMFNQMVLEMPDEYARWGDPNNIPGQMEVFTNNHLEFQSQLSQRTNQVRNHLQSHFNLPGQVEVILNVYPENAGKIKISTVTPDSYPWQGVYFDGIPVKIEALPEDGFIFLEWGNNGLINNILNPVFLDTLNTGAQNIAFDAYFEELTTSVTKPADRSEFSIYPNPAKNLLSIISNEILTGDLHYQIIDLSGKIVITGTFSAGSNATEILISSLSPSVYLLQITDQKEAVQQLRFVKMGED, encoded by the coding sequence ATGTCATCAAGGAGTTTGTGGTTTTCTTTTGCTTTTTTTGCGATTTTTATCCCTCGGGTCTTTGCTCAGGTGGTAATCAACGAAGGAAGTAACATGAATTATTCCACCATTGCCGACGAGGATGGAGAATACCCTGACTGGTTAGAATTGTATAATACAGGCGCCGACACCATCAATCTTTTAAATTATTCCATAACTGATAAACCCGACAATCCAACAAAATGGATTTTCCCGAATGTAAAACTTGCCCCGGGAGCGTTCCGGACAGTTTTATGCAGCGGAAAGGACAGAAAACCACTTTCGGGCTTTGTCCATGTGTTCACCGCCGTAGAGTTTAACCCCATTGCCGGCTGGAATACCCACAGTTTTTCCACTCCATTTTACTGGGATGGTATTTCCAATATTCTGATCAATACCTGTTCCTACAGTTCCGCAGGGTACACTACAAATTCGGTTTTCAACCAAACTGCCACCGGTTTCTATGCCAGTTCTTTTACATTTAATGATGGCAGTGCAGCCTCCTGCATGTCCAAATATGGAAGCCGTGCTTATCAACGGCCAAACATGAAGCTGAATGGTATCCCTGTCGGGACGGGCACATTGCAGAACTCGCCTACTGACTATCCCGCTCCATACGGCAACTGGTACTGGTCGGCAAGGCACCAGATGCTGATCCTTGCTTCGGAACTTACAGCAGCAGGTTTGACAGCCGGGGAGATTTCAAGTCTTGCTTTTGACGTGGTTTCGACCGATCCGAATACAGTGTATGATTACATTGATATTCACATGAAACTGATTTCACTCGGTGAGCTGGCCTCCTCCTTTGATGCAGTGGATACAAGCAATTTCCTCCACACCAATTTCAAAATTTCAGAATCTGGTGAAGCGGTTTTTCTTTTCTCTCCTTACCAGGTATTCCTAAGTTCATTGTTCATCGAATGTAACGATCTGGACAACAGCCGGGGATCTTTTCCCGACGGGTCTTCCGATCAGTATCTTTTCCAGCTGGGAACACCATCATTCACAAATAATACTTCGGCCACCTTTACCGACTACTTTGAGGCACCGGTTTTCTCGGTCCCATCAGGAATTTATCAGCTACCGTTTTATCTGAGCATCAGTAATCCCAACGCCGAACCTTCATCTATCCATTACACGACCGACGGGAGCGAACCGACTCCATTTTCCCAGGTTTTTACAGGCGAACCGATCAACATTGCCAATTCGATGGTGTTGAAAGCCAGAGTATTTGGACCAGGCATTCTGCCAAGCCCGAATACTGTTTCTTCTTATTTGTTCGGCGTTAATCATACAACCCCTGTCATTTCGGTGGCTACGAGCAGCGACAATCTCTATGGTGAAAACGGGATTTTTGACAACTGGTGGTTTGATTGGGAAAAGGCAGCCTATGTTGAATATTTCGATTCCACAAAAAACCTGATTTTTTCCCAAAGAGCAGGAATACAGATTGATGGGGGATGGGGTGGCGCCCGTTCGCATCCCCAGCACTCCTTCAGGGTTGAATTGGCCGATGGAGTGTTGGGTGATGGACCGGTTGATTATCAAATCATTCCCGCTAAACCTGACAGGACAAGATATAGCAAATTTTACCTGAGAAACGGGAGTAATCAATACCTGAGCTTTCCTTATAAGGACGCTTGCCAGGTTGCGCTGATGGGCGCAGAAACGTATAATTATTACAATGCCTGGCGCCCGGTTTCAGTGTATATCAATGGAAATTATTTCGGGCTGTATGAATTGCGCGAAAAAATGGATACCGAGTACTTTGAAACCCTCGATGGCGCCGATCCCGAACAAACGGATATTTTATCCATGAGTGCATGGTATGGCGGGGTTTTGCGCGCTGTGGAAGGTTCACTGGATGATTTTTATGAGGATTATGCCTCCTTCCTTCAAATCAACCCCTCCGATACCTCATTCTGGAATTCAGCAGATCAGTACTTTGATATGACATGGTATAACGATTATTTCATTGCAGAATCATGGATGGGAAACACGGACTGGCCATGGAACAACATCAAAATTTACCGCTCCGACAAAACAGACTTCAGATGGCGCTACTGCCTGATTGACCTGGAACTTTCGATGGACCCGAATGGCTGGACCGATTGCTATTTTGATCATATCGAATACATGCTGAATTACGGTGATTTTTACCCACACGTTCATATCTGGCAAAGGAGTATCCTGAACGCAAGGTTCCGGAATTATTTCATCAATCGCTTTGCAGATGTGATGAATACAGCCTATCATTTCGAAAAAATGTTTGCATTGGAACAAAGTATGTTTAATCAGATGGTGTTGGAAATGCCGGATGAATATGCCCGCTGGGGCGATCCGAACAATATCCCGGGGCAAATGGAAGTATTCACCAACAACCACCTTGAATTCCAAAGCCAGCTTTCACAGCGAACAAACCAGGTCAGAAACCATCTCCAGTCACATTTCAATTTACCCGGCCAGGTTGAAGTGATCTTAAACGTGTATCCGGAAAATGCAGGAAAAATAAAAATCAGTACCGTTACACCCGACAGCTATCCCTGGCAGGGAGTATACTTTGACGGCATTCCTGTAAAAATTGAAGCCCTTCCTGAAGATGGTTTCATTTTTCTGGAATGGGGTAACAACGGACTGATCAACAATATCCTGAATCCTGTCTTTCTTGATACACTGAATACCGGCGCCCAAAACATTGCTTTTGATGCTTATTTCGAAGAGCTGACCACTTCAGTGACAAAACCGGCAGATAGATCGGAATTTTCTATCTATCCCAACCCGGCCAAAAATTTGCTTTCGATCATCAGCAATGAAATCCTGACCGGTGACCTGCACTATCAAATTATAGACCTTAGCGGGAAAATTGTCATTACCGGAACATTTTCAGCCGGAAGCAACGCAACAGAAATCCTTATCAGTTCTTTAAGCCCTTCTGTTTATTTGTTGCAGATAACCGACCAAAAGGAAGCCGTTCAACAGCTCCGGTTTGTGAAAATGGGTGAAGACTAA
- a CDS encoding DUF3108 domain-containing protein — protein MNIPVRFLQLFIPLALACSANAQSSPGFEYRKVENNAWEIGETLHYRVYYESLLTGQINAGTAEIEIKKSNKKFDGREVVHIVGIGKSNRTFDFFFKVRDRFESFVDKESLAPHHFIRRTKEGGYVRDDDVDFDHAKGIAKSRKKSKTITPYVQDILSATYYARTLNADTLKVGDNISVNYYLDDSLYISVIQFQGREIVETSLGVFRCLAFKPMVATGEVFSNPYPMTLWITDDENKIPVLAESAVIVGSVKMELTEYSNLKNPVESRVKKR, from the coding sequence ATGAATATCCCTGTTCGATTCCTTCAATTATTCATACCGCTTGCGCTTGCATGTTCAGCGAACGCACAAAGTTCACCCGGGTTTGAGTACCGTAAGGTGGAGAATAATGCCTGGGAAATTGGTGAAACGCTCCATTACAGGGTCTATTACGAGTCTTTGCTAACCGGGCAGATCAATGCAGGAACTGCCGAAATTGAAATCAAAAAGTCGAACAAGAAGTTTGATGGCCGCGAAGTAGTGCATATTGTAGGGATCGGCAAATCCAACCGTACGTTTGATTTCTTTTTCAAAGTGCGCGACCGGTTCGAGTCGTTTGTTGACAAAGAATCGCTGGCGCCTCATCATTTTATCCGTCGTACAAAGGAGGGAGGATACGTCAGGGATGATGACGTGGATTTTGACCATGCAAAAGGAATTGCCAAAAGCAGGAAAAAATCCAAAACAATCACTCCTTATGTACAGGACATCCTTTCAGCAACTTATTATGCCCGCACTTTAAATGCTGATACACTCAAGGTTGGCGATAACATCTCGGTCAATTATTATCTTGACGATTCCCTGTACATTTCTGTTATTCAATTTCAGGGAAGAGAAATAGTTGAAACCAGTCTTGGAGTTTTCCGTTGCCTGGCATTCAAGCCAATGGTGGCCACCGGCGAAGTGTTCAGTAATCCCTATCCCATGACGTTATGGATTACTGATGACGAAAACAAAATCCCGGTTCTGGCCGAATCAGCGGTGATCGTTGGTTCGGTGAAGATGGAACTGACGGAGTATTCAAACCTCAAAAACCCGGTCGAATCAAGGGTTAAAAAGCGATGA